The following coding sequences lie in one Alphaproteobacteria bacterium genomic window:
- a CDS encoding M48 family metalloprotease gives MTSAALADGPGLSRIRDAEIESYLRDWASPVWREAGLDPNQVQIVLVNENQINAFVAGGLNIFIYTGLLTGSDSANQVIGVMAHETGHIAGGHLARMGEAIQHAEILEILGLVLAAAAIGATGGRQADAGLAGIGAGSSLAERNFLSFSRTQERSADQAGVTFLEESGQSARGLYDFMKKLEGQEFLSAQRQDPYLRTHPLTQDRIDFIEHFLETSKYANAPPLPGHVEQHARMRGKLIGFLWPVPRVFQHYKDTDNSVEARYARSIAYHREAKEQEALKLIDGLLAEKPDDPFYNELKAQFLFEAGKVREAVPLYQKANKTFPHNPLIETELAQTLIETGDPRFEKEAADNLNDAVTMDQEDPMTWKLLATVYGRQGDEGRTALALAEEALTEGRYPDAKGQAKRAQKLLPAGSPGALRAQDIQEAAEKALKDERG, from the coding sequence ATGACGAGCGCCGCCTTAGCCGATGGGCCTGGCCTTTCGCGTATCCGCGACGCGGAAATTGAGTCCTACTTACGCGATTGGGCGTCGCCAGTATGGCGGGAAGCCGGCCTCGACCCAAACCAAGTTCAAATCGTTCTCGTCAACGAGAACCAAATCAACGCCTTCGTCGCGGGCGGACTCAACATTTTTATTTATACCGGATTGCTAACGGGATCGGACAGCGCCAACCAAGTGATCGGCGTAATGGCGCACGAGACGGGCCATATTGCGGGCGGACATCTTGCCCGTATGGGCGAGGCCATTCAACACGCGGAAATCCTCGAAATCCTGGGTCTCGTTCTCGCGGCCGCCGCGATTGGCGCTACGGGTGGCCGGCAGGCCGATGCCGGTCTTGCGGGCATCGGCGCCGGCTCGAGCCTGGCCGAGCGGAATTTTCTCTCTTTCAGCCGCACGCAGGAACGTTCGGCTGATCAGGCCGGTGTTACGTTTCTCGAGGAGTCCGGTCAATCGGCGCGCGGATTATATGATTTCATGAAGAAACTCGAAGGCCAGGAGTTTCTCTCGGCGCAGCGCCAGGACCCTTACCTGCGGACTCATCCTCTGACCCAGGACCGCATCGACTTCATCGAACATTTCCTCGAGACATCCAAATATGCGAATGCCCCTCCCCTCCCCGGTCATGTCGAGCAGCATGCCCGCATGCGCGGCAAGCTGATCGGATTTTTGTGGCCCGTTCCGCGCGTCTTCCAGCACTATAAGGACACGGACAACAGCGTCGAGGCGCGCTACGCCCGCTCGATCGCCTATCACCGAGAGGCCAAGGAACAGGAGGCACTCAAGCTGATCGACGGGCTGCTTGCCGAAAAACCTGACGATCCCTTTTACAATGAGCTCAAAGCCCAGTTTCTCTTCGAAGCGGGCAAAGTCCGCGAGGCAGTGCCGTTGTACCAGAAGGCCAACAAGACGTTTCCGCATAATCCGCTTATCGAAACCGAACTTGCTCAAACCTTGATCGAGACGGGCGATCCGCGTTTCGAAAAGGAGGCGGCGGACAACCTGAACGACGCCGTAACGATGGATCAGGAAGATCCGATGACCTGGAAGCTGCTCGCAACCGTCTATGGCCGTCAGGGAGACGAAGGGCGCACGGCCCTTGCGCTAGCGGAAGAAGCGCTCACTGAAGGCCGGTATCCCGACGCCAAGGGCCAAGCCAAACGGGCGCAGAAATTGCTGCCGGCGGGATCGCCTGGTGCTCTCCGCGCACAGGATATCCAGGAAGCCGCAGAAAAGGCGCTCAAGGATGAACGGGGATAG
- a CDS encoding penicillin-binding protein 1A: MIKWLLKRLLLMVGLLVGLGILGAAGVVALFYHYGRDLPDYHQLAIYEPATETRVHAGDGRLIAEYATERRVFVPIEAIPARVVKAFIAAEDKNFYTHPGVDLLSVLRAGLQNAVHLGQNRRPVGASTITQQVAKNFLLTNEVSLSRKIKEAILAFRIERAFTKEHILELYLNGIYLGGGSYGVAAAALNYFDKSLDQLSIAECAYLAALPKAPNNYNPARFPDQAKARRDYVIERMAEDGYITDQQATDAKNEPLVIKGHVESEFANAGYFSEEVRRELVDRFGEKALYAGGLSVHSTVDPKLQAYADQALREGLLAYDRRHGWRGALGQIPLVAGAPDDAWVARLADFQRPVGIGKWQLALVLGTDDGGATIGLGHGQKLDAKDVLKGRIPFEELKWARPELEEQRVGAVPRKPSDVLAPGDVVLVEPVEKNVDGKPYPTASYGLRQIPEISGAVVVMDPHTGRVLALTGGYQFERTRDEFDRAVQAKRQPGSAFKPFVYLTAVNNGYTPSTMVLDAPFVFDQGPGLGLWKPGNYEKKFYGPSPLFVGLEHSRNLMTVRVAQNIGMEKVAETAERFGVIDHLQRTLAMALGAGETTLLRLTTAYSELDNGGKKITPTLIDWVQDRHGTLIYRHDTRACEGCANVSWSDQAVPELPDTREQLDDPRSIYQVVAMMQGVIERGTGVRARVIGKPLAGKTGTTDEDKDTWFIGFTPDLVCGVYIGFDQPRTQGPDEQGASVALPVFIQFMQKALKDEPAIPFRIPPGLNMVRVRESDGLPAQSGDRNVIWEPFKPGTVPQARGPVIDGSGVDTSGSPESSPAAPTSTSEGTGGIY; the protein is encoded by the coding sequence ATGATTAAGTGGCTTCTCAAGCGTTTACTTCTTATGGTCGGCCTCCTTGTCGGCCTTGGGATCCTGGGTGCGGCGGGAGTGGTAGCGCTCTTTTACCATTACGGCCGAGATTTACCCGATTATCACCAACTCGCAATTTATGAACCGGCAACCGAAACGCGCGTCCACGCGGGCGACGGGAGGCTTATCGCGGAGTATGCCACGGAGCGGCGCGTCTTCGTTCCGATCGAGGCAATTCCCGCGCGCGTGGTGAAGGCATTCATCGCCGCAGAAGATAAGAATTTCTACACGCATCCGGGCGTCGACCTGCTATCGGTCCTGCGAGCGGGGCTGCAGAATGCCGTACATTTAGGACAGAACCGCCGGCCGGTCGGTGCATCGACAATCACTCAGCAGGTCGCCAAGAATTTTCTATTGACCAACGAAGTCTCGCTCTCGCGCAAGATCAAGGAGGCAATTCTCGCGTTTCGAATCGAACGCGCCTTCACGAAGGAGCATATCCTCGAGCTGTATTTGAACGGAATTTATCTTGGCGGCGGATCCTACGGTGTGGCTGCTGCGGCACTGAACTATTTCGATAAATCGCTCGATCAGCTGAGCATTGCGGAGTGCGCCTATCTCGCCGCGTTGCCCAAAGCCCCGAATAATTACAATCCCGCCCGTTTTCCCGACCAGGCCAAAGCCCGGCGAGATTATGTGATCGAGCGTATGGCCGAGGATGGTTATATCACCGACCAGCAAGCGACCGACGCGAAGAATGAGCCGCTTGTCATAAAAGGTCATGTCGAAAGTGAGTTCGCAAACGCTGGCTATTTCAGCGAAGAAGTTCGCCGCGAACTTGTCGACCGATTTGGCGAAAAGGCGCTCTACGCGGGTGGCCTTTCGGTCCATTCGACCGTGGATCCCAAGCTTCAGGCATACGCTGACCAGGCATTGCGGGAGGGTCTTCTCGCGTACGACAGGCGGCACGGCTGGCGCGGAGCGCTCGGCCAAATTCCGCTCGTGGCCGGTGCGCCGGACGACGCCTGGGTTGCTCGCCTCGCCGATTTCCAGCGCCCAGTCGGTATTGGAAAATGGCAGCTTGCCCTCGTTCTCGGCACCGACGATGGGGGGGCCACGATCGGATTGGGCCATGGCCAAAAGCTCGACGCCAAGGATGTCCTCAAGGGCCGCATACCGTTCGAGGAGCTGAAATGGGCGCGCCCGGAGCTTGAAGAACAGCGCGTCGGTGCGGTACCCCGCAAGCCGAGCGACGTCCTTGCACCAGGTGACGTCGTGCTGGTCGAACCGGTCGAGAAAAACGTCGATGGCAAACCGTATCCGACCGCCAGCTATGGCTTGCGGCAAATCCCGGAAATAAGCGGCGCTGTTGTGGTGATGGACCCACATACGGGACGTGTGCTGGCGCTGACTGGAGGCTATCAGTTCGAGCGCACGCGCGATGAATTCGACCGCGCGGTTCAGGCGAAGCGCCAGCCGGGATCGGCCTTCAAGCCATTCGTATACTTGACCGCGGTGAACAACGGCTACACGCCCTCCACCATGGTTCTTGACGCGCCGTTCGTGTTCGATCAGGGGCCGGGTCTCGGCCTGTGGAAACCCGGCAACTACGAGAAGAAATTTTACGGGCCAAGCCCACTCTTCGTCGGGCTGGAACACTCGCGAAATCTAATGACCGTTCGTGTAGCCCAGAATATCGGAATGGAAAAAGTTGCCGAGACAGCGGAGCGCTTCGGCGTGATCGACCATTTGCAGCGTACGCTGGCGATGGCGCTGGGTGCTGGCGAAACAACGCTGCTGCGGCTCACGACCGCCTATAGCGAACTCGACAATGGCGGCAAGAAAATAACGCCTACCCTCATCGATTGGGTGCAAGATCGCCACGGTACGCTGATCTACCGCCACGACACGCGCGCCTGCGAGGGCTGCGCGAACGTAAGCTGGTCCGATCAGGCCGTTCCCGAGCTGCCTGATACACGCGAGCAGCTCGACGATCCGCGCAGCATATATCAGGTGGTCGCCATGATGCAGGGTGTCATCGAGCGAGGGACGGGTGTGCGCGCGCGAGTGATTGGCAAGCCTCTCGCGGGCAAAACCGGGACCACCGACGAGGACAAGGACACCTGGTTTATCGGCTTCACGCCGGACCTCGTGTGTGGCGTTTATATCGGCTTCGATCAGCCTCGCACGCAGGGTCCGGATGAGCAGGGCGCCTCGGTCGCCCTTCCTGTATTCATTCAGTTCATGCAGAAGGCGCTCAAGGACGAGCCAGCCATACCTTTCCGCATTCCGCCAGGACTTAACATGGTTAGGGTACGTGAATCGGATGGGCTACCGGCACAGTCCGGTGACCGCAATGTGATTTGGGAACCCTTCAAGCCCGGGACGGTTCCGCAAGCGCGCGGCCCCGTTATCGATGGAAGCGGTGTCGACACGAGCGGCAGTCCCGAAAGCTCTCCGGCAGCGCCGACCTCGACATCGGAAGGTACTGGCGGAATCTACTGA
- a CDS encoding ribonuclease E/G, whose product MAKRMLIDAAHSEEIRVALLKGNRLEDFDFETATKKQLKGNIYLAKVTRVEPSLQAAFVDYGGNRHGFLAFNEIHPDYYRIPVADREALLEQERALVGSNGNGDAGDRAEGEDVETIGGDDMEEVGPRRFRPPRPYKIQEVTKRRQILLVQVVKEERGNKGAALTTYLSLAGRYCVLMPNTPRGGGISRKITNLKDRRRLKNILEEFEVPDGMSVIVRTAGMERSKAEIKRDLEYLMRLWNEIRDLTLKSTAPALIYEEANLIKRAIRDLYDRDIDEIHVEGDDGYRAAKDFMRMLTPSHAKRVHQYKDPLIPLFHRYQVENQIDGMHSPSVQLKSGGYIVITPTEALVSIDVNSGRATKERNIEETALRTNTEAAEEIARQLRLRDLAGLIVIDFIDMEEPRNNAAVERKLKEAMRLDRARIQIGRISAFGLLELSRQRLRPSLIEATMQHCAHCGGSGWVRSIESTALHVMRGLEEEGIRQRSAEIKLTVPTPIALYLLNQKRAAIGETERRYHFSVAIETDDGLVPPAFRLERLKAADLLAQPPAPMSHESAVVPSDEPEAKGAGEHVDESDGDAVHPVEHRVSEPHEGEQRLSEQRQDESGVAEHRADGDQLGPDGRRRRRRRRRRRRGGDTVQGRPELGEYARETSVDARAQANATRNAPAEDRFGGHLHADHRDEEADRVDASSAVIVLPEQPSPREPSENGDIPLEGSGEGERRRRRVRGRRGGRRRRRGERPGVEHSFTGSTANEVSELAPALGDGPFILEVTPTEGPAFEASADFATAESGQAPRRRPRRRRRPEDADAMSVEDPHASSLASKSERLLIAPSAEPPALALKHTPEPEPLTFSPSAESEVRTLPNQSAEAVPAGNSPKDEHAQPQAPAIPVITVGAGSEEQPKKRGWWRRLTE is encoded by the coding sequence ATGGCAAAACGCATGTTGATTGATGCGGCGCATTCCGAGGAAATCCGGGTAGCGCTGCTAAAAGGAAATCGCCTAGAAGACTTCGATTTTGAAACCGCGACCAAGAAACAGCTCAAGGGAAATATCTATCTCGCGAAGGTGACACGGGTAGAACCCTCCCTTCAGGCCGCGTTCGTGGATTATGGCGGAAATCGGCACGGTTTCCTCGCCTTCAATGAAATCCACCCCGACTACTACCGGATCCCGGTTGCGGATCGCGAGGCGCTCCTCGAGCAGGAACGTGCACTCGTCGGATCGAATGGCAACGGAGATGCGGGAGACAGGGCCGAAGGCGAGGACGTGGAGACGATCGGGGGCGACGACATGGAAGAAGTCGGCCCACGTCGGTTCCGTCCACCGCGCCCTTACAAGATCCAAGAGGTAACAAAGCGTCGGCAAATTCTGCTCGTCCAGGTCGTCAAGGAAGAGCGAGGCAACAAAGGGGCCGCACTCACGACGTACCTTTCGCTCGCCGGGCGCTATTGCGTGCTGATGCCGAATACACCGCGTGGCGGCGGCATTTCGCGCAAGATCACCAATCTCAAGGATCGCCGTCGGCTTAAAAACATCCTGGAGGAGTTCGAGGTGCCGGACGGCATGTCGGTCATCGTTCGTACGGCGGGTATGGAGCGCAGCAAAGCGGAAATAAAGCGCGACCTCGAATATCTCATGCGCCTCTGGAACGAAATCCGCGATTTGACCCTGAAGTCGACGGCGCCGGCCCTCATCTACGAAGAAGCTAATCTCATCAAGCGCGCGATCCGTGACCTCTACGATCGCGACATCGACGAAATCCACGTCGAGGGCGACGACGGATACCGGGCGGCCAAGGACTTTATGCGCATGTTAACGCCAAGCCACGCCAAGCGTGTGCACCAATACAAAGACCCGCTCATCCCTCTCTTTCATCGCTATCAGGTCGAAAACCAGATCGATGGAATGCACAGCCCGAGCGTGCAATTGAAATCTGGCGGCTACATCGTGATCACGCCCACTGAAGCCCTCGTTTCGATCGACGTGAATTCGGGTCGCGCCACCAAGGAGAGGAATATCGAGGAAACTGCCCTTCGCACAAACACGGAAGCGGCGGAAGAAATTGCGCGCCAATTGCGACTGCGCGATCTTGCGGGCCTCATCGTGATCGACTTCATCGACATGGAGGAGCCGCGCAATAATGCAGCCGTCGAGCGCAAGCTTAAGGAGGCCATGCGTCTCGATCGCGCGCGCATTCAGATTGGCCGTATAAGTGCGTTCGGCCTCCTGGAGCTTTCGCGTCAGCGCCTGCGGCCAAGCCTAATCGAAGCGACCATGCAACACTGCGCGCATTGCGGCGGTTCGGGCTGGGTGCGCTCCATCGAATCGACCGCTCTTCACGTCATGCGCGGTCTCGAGGAGGAGGGCATCCGTCAGCGCAGCGCCGAGATCAAGCTCACGGTGCCAACGCCAATCGCGCTCTATCTCCTCAACCAGAAACGCGCAGCGATCGGCGAGACCGAGCGACGCTACCATTTCAGCGTGGCGATCGAGACCGATGATGGTCTGGTGCCTCCCGCCTTTCGCCTAGAGCGGCTCAAGGCTGCGGATTTACTCGCCCAGCCGCCAGCACCCATGAGTCATGAGAGTGCCGTCGTCCCATCCGATGAACCGGAGGCGAAAGGTGCTGGAGAGCATGTTGACGAGAGCGATGGCGATGCCGTGCATCCTGTTGAGCATCGCGTTAGCGAACCCCACGAAGGCGAGCAACGCTTAAGCGAGCAGCGTCAGGACGAATCCGGTGTGGCGGAGCATCGCGCGGATGGAGATCAACTGGGGCCCGACGGTCGCCGCCGGCGCCGGCGCCGGCGGCGGCGGCGGCGTGGCGGCGACACCGTCCAGGGTCGCCCCGAGCTGGGCGAATACGCCCGAGAAACGTCGGTCGACGCCCGCGCGCAGGCCAACGCAACTCGAAATGCGCCGGCCGAAGATCGCTTTGGCGGCCACCTTCACGCCGATCACCGAGATGAAGAGGCCGATCGCGTAGACGCATCATCGGCGGTAATCGTACTGCCCGAACAGCCCTCTCCGCGCGAGCCTTCCGAGAATGGCGATATTCCTCTCGAAGGCTCCGGCGAGGGCGAGCGGCGGCGGCGGCGTGTGCGCGGCCGGCGCGGAGGTCGGCGACGGCGGCGTGGCGAGCGGCCGGGCGTAGAACATTCATTCACCGGTTCGACAGCGAATGAAGTTTCGGAACTCGCTCCAGCACTCGGCGACGGCCCGTTCATCCTGGAAGTTACGCCGACTGAAGGTCCAGCTTTCGAGGCGAGCGCGGACTTCGCGACAGCTGAGTCAGGTCAAGCCCCACGCCGCCGGCCCCGTCGCCGGCGGCGGCCGGAGGACGCCGACGCCATGTCGGTTGAGGACCCGCACGCGTCGTCTCTGGCAAGCAAGTCCGAGCGCCTTCTCATCGCGCCATCGGCTGAACCCCCAGCGTTGGCCCTCAAACATACGCCTGAGCCCGAGCCACTTACTTTCTCGCCGTCCGCTGAGTCCGAGGTGCGAACGCTGCCAAACCAGTCGGCGGAAGCGGTCCCAGCAGGGAATTCGCCGAAGGATGAGCACGCGCAACCACAGGCGCCCGCAATTCCCGTGATCACCGTAGGCGCAGGTTCCGAAGAGCAGCCGAAAAAGCGCGGCTGGTGGCGGCGACTGACGGAGTAG
- a CDS encoding N-acetylmuramoyl-L-alanine amidase, with protein sequence MRVGRLPWLGWLAGFAVLLASPAEGAELTATAVHVSVEPAHTRFMVDFSDTTTFQVFTLRDPYRVVVDLPPINWKVGASATREHGGVIDGYRFGLFRPDTFRIVLDVNRPVAVESAVTTAAADGGMHRLVLDLSSISKAEFDRTYVGPPQPNETAAVRPSPPPPVGTLPRKDGKRIVVIDPGHGGVDPGTSGTSGVYEKDITLAAAKELKRQLEVSRHYRVVLTRDSDVFVPLRERVEVARAAHAQLFVSLHADSIASAGIQGSSVYTLSDKASDSEAAALATKENKADIIAGANLASYPSDVTDILIDLAQRETKNDSIKYAHFLVQELDKNGRLLGRSMRSAGFAVLKAPDVPSVLLEMGYLSNPKEEQQLRSPQYRAKLMAAVKQAIDDFFAEQERLTKS encoded by the coding sequence ATGCGGGTAGGAAGGCTACCGTGGCTCGGCTGGCTTGCCGGCTTCGCGGTTTTGCTTGCCTCACCGGCAGAGGGGGCGGAACTCACTGCGACGGCTGTCCATGTCAGCGTTGAACCTGCGCACACCCGCTTCATGGTCGATTTCAGCGATACCACGACGTTCCAGGTCTTCACGCTCCGAGACCCTTATCGCGTCGTGGTCGACTTGCCGCCCATCAACTGGAAGGTCGGGGCATCGGCGACAAGGGAACATGGCGGGGTCATCGACGGCTATCGCTTCGGCCTTTTCAGACCCGACACGTTTCGTATCGTGCTCGACGTCAATCGGCCGGTCGCAGTTGAAAGTGCCGTGACGACAGCGGCCGCCGATGGCGGTATGCACCGCTTGGTTCTCGACCTCTCCTCTATCAGCAAGGCGGAATTCGACCGCACCTACGTAGGACCGCCTCAGCCGAACGAGACCGCTGCTGTGCGGCCGTCGCCACCACCTCCAGTCGGTACTTTGCCGCGCAAGGACGGCAAGCGCATCGTCGTGATCGATCCTGGCCATGGCGGCGTCGACCCCGGGACCTCCGGGACAAGCGGGGTATACGAGAAGGATATCACGCTCGCCGCGGCTAAGGAGTTGAAGCGACAACTCGAAGTAAGCCGGCACTATCGTGTCGTGCTCACGCGCGACAGTGACGTATTCGTGCCCTTGCGCGAGCGCGTGGAGGTCGCCCGCGCCGCGCACGCCCAACTCTTCGTATCCCTGCATGCCGACAGTATTGCGAGTGCAGGTATCCAGGGCAGTTCTGTCTATACGCTCTCCGATAAGGCGAGCGATTCGGAGGCGGCGGCACTCGCCACCAAGGAAAATAAGGCGGACATCATTGCGGGCGCCAATTTGGCCTCCTATCCCTCGGACGTTACCGACATCCTCATCGATCTCGCCCAGCGGGAGACCAAGAACGATTCGATCAAATATGCCCATTTCCTCGTGCAGGAGCTCGACAAGAACGGGCGACTTCTCGGCCGCAGCATGCGCTCGGCCGGCTTTGCCGTTCTAAAGGCGCCCGATGTGCCTTCGGTGCTACTCGAAATGGGATACCTTTCCAACCCTAAGGAAGAGCAACAGTTGCGCAGCCCACAGTACCGTGCCAAGTTGATGGCTGCGGTCAAGCAGGCGATCGACGATTTCTTCGCCGAACAGGAACGATTGACGAAGTCATAG
- a CDS encoding aminotransferase class I/II-fold pyridoxal phosphate-dependent enzyme, translating into MSNARVKPKVSRRGRVPPFIVMDVLRAANERQAAGAEVIHLEVGQPGTGAPAGVLAAARAALDGHRLGYTEALGIPSLRARIARFYAERYGTSIEPGRIAVTTGSSAGFVAAFLAAFDEGDRVALAAPSYPAYRNILASLGLTPVILDATVATRFQPSVELIERAAPIAGLIVASPSNPTGAMLLPEALRTIADYCANTGIRLISDEIYHGITFGPPATTALGANPDAIVINSFSKYFSMTGWRIGWMVVPEELVRPIECLAQNLYISPPTLSQIAAEVAFECTAELDAIVARYARNRSLLLQELPAAGFDRLAPADGAFYLYADIGHLTNNSADFCARMLAEIGVAATPGIDFDAERGHRYLRFSFAGSEADIAKAVDKLKGWRR; encoded by the coding sequence ATGTCTAACGCACGGGTAAAGCCGAAGGTTTCGAGACGGGGTCGGGTTCCTCCCTTCATTGTGATGGATGTCCTGCGTGCAGCCAATGAGCGGCAAGCGGCGGGTGCCGAAGTCATCCATCTTGAGGTCGGCCAACCCGGCACGGGCGCCCCGGCGGGGGTGCTGGCGGCGGCGCGCGCCGCACTCGATGGGCATCGGCTCGGCTATACGGAAGCACTCGGCATCCCCAGCTTGCGTGCGCGCATAGCTCGATTTTATGCGGAGCGATATGGAACCAGCATCGAACCAGGCCGCATTGCCGTGACGACCGGATCTTCCGCAGGGTTTGTCGCAGCTTTCCTTGCCGCGTTCGACGAAGGTGACAGAGTGGCACTTGCTGCGCCGAGCTATCCTGCGTACCGCAACATCCTCGCGTCCCTCGGCTTGACGCCAGTAATCCTCGATGCAACCGTGGCCACGCGCTTTCAGCCGAGCGTCGAGTTGATCGAACGTGCCGCCCCGATCGCCGGACTTATCGTGGCGAGCCCATCGAATCCGACGGGAGCCATGCTACTCCCGGAGGCGCTTCGGACGATTGCCGATTATTGTGCGAATACAGGAATTCGCCTCATCTCCGACGAGATCTATCATGGCATCACCTTTGGGCCGCCTGCTACCACTGCGCTCGGCGCGAACCCCGACGCGATCGTTATCAACAGTTTCTCCAAATATTTCTCGATGACAGGCTGGCGGATCGGTTGGATGGTCGTTCCCGAAGAACTCGTACGGCCGATCGAATGCCTTGCACAGAATTTGTACATCAGTCCGCCGACGCTCAGCCAAATCGCGGCGGAGGTGGCATTCGAGTGCACGGCAGAACTTGATGCTATCGTGGCACGCTACGCACGAAATCGCTCCTTGCTCCTCCAGGAACTTCCAGCCGCAGGCTTCGACCGTCTGGCGCCCGCCGACGGCGCCTTCTACCTTTACGCCGACATAGGGCACCTGACCAACAACAGCGCGGATTTCTGTGCGCGAATGTTGGCCGAGATCGGGGTCGCCGCGACACCAGGCATCGATTTCGACGCCGAGAGAGGACATCGCTATTTACGATTTTCCTTTGCGGGTTCGGAAGCCGACATCGCAAAGGCCGTCGATAAACTGAAGGGGTGGCGCCGGTAA